The following are from one region of the Coffea eugenioides isolate CCC68of chromosome 2, Ceug_1.0, whole genome shotgun sequence genome:
- the LOC113763083 gene encoding haloacid dehalogenase-like hydrolase domain-containing protein Sgpp codes for MPTLAGNQVFSSISTDVSKILSHSRPFCKNFSGSCIRLTSVATRARISSELTSQPLQCKNALSVCDPLEAILFDIDGTLCDSVPIHYYAFREMLQEVGYNGGQPITEEFFIKRMNGLHNDELCQLLFPDWDFDRAMKFMDDKEAMFRRLAPEQLKPVNGLDKLCKWIEERGLKRAAVTNAPKESAELIISMLGLDDFFELIVLGSECDRAKPFPDPYLKALEHLKVAREHAFVVEDSASGVKAGVAAGMPVVAIASETQKNY; via the exons ATGCCAACTCTGGCTGGTAATCAAGTTTTCTCATCAATCTCTACTGATGTATCCAAGATCCTTTCGCATTCGAGGCcattttgcaaaaatttttCTGGTTCCTGTATCCGCCTTACAAGTGTTGCTACTCGGGCCCGGATTTCCAGTGAATTAACTTCTCAACCACTGCAATG CAAGAATGCTCTATCTGTATGTGATCCCCTGGAAGCAATACTGTTTGACATCGATGGCACCCTATGTGATTCAGTCCCCATCCACTATTATGCCTTCAGAGAAATGCTTCAAGAG GTAGGTTACAACGGAGGGCAGCCGATAACTGaggaatttttcattaaaaGAATGAATGGCTTGCATAATGATGAACTCTGTCAGCTTCTCTTTCCAGATTGGGATTTTGATAGAGCCATGAAATTTATGGACGACAAGGAGGCTATGTTTCGAAG GTTGGCACCAGAACAATTGAAACCAGTTAATGGTCTTGACAAGTTATGCAAATGGATTGAAGAACGTGGTCTGAAGCGAGCTGCAGTCACTAATGCTCCAAAAGAATCTGCTGAGCTAATAATATCAATGTTAGGTCTTGACGATTTCTTCGAACTCATAGTCCTCGGAAGTGAGTGTGATCGAGCAAAACCTTTTCCTGACCCCTACCTGAAGGCTCTTGAACATCTTAAAGTTGCCCGAGAACACGCTTTTGTGGTTGAG GATTCTGCATCTGGAGTGAAAGCGGGGGTTGCAGCAGGGATGCCAGTGGTAGCTATAGCTTCGGAAACCCAGAAAAACTATTGA